One region of Triticum aestivum cultivar Chinese Spring chromosome 6B, IWGSC CS RefSeq v2.1, whole genome shotgun sequence genomic DNA includes:
- the LOC123138180 gene encoding uncharacterized protein, producing the protein MASPSPWPEKLLGPVVAGLRATCRSWPSVPSPPPPWSELPLDLLGLIVASLPDPADRARFSSVCRSWRSAPYPDTRQLPWVDAVCRSWYSVSSPGTLLPSISVDRLPISSPPTSQRQPPPWRHIWRSVFPPRRQHPWVVLPGGFFLEDLPPGLSDVWPEPIASFPKNLRCVGSTDSWLALDCMDGEGRHAYFLHNPFSRATVPLPELDAVIGDVSELFEIRKVLMRSTPDDLIVVMTNNLDLPIFSMQRGKGVLLPQPETAPVDLGTIVDIAFLRDKLYGLTMDELISLPITFDDVHDIPMATSIEQIIWSNIDDADVAGNDEDEDDNNTDDEGDKQNIGEVGNDNDELLLSEEDKSKRRNHIKLMLKARDGMLGPGLRCEANYMIFRYLVESCGKLFMVIREAHSVRFTYKVELLVLDVNATAWLPVSGGGLGGHTFFISKPFSKSVLAHGEVEPDAIYFADFGGEVFCVKSSEARHIGHFRREKFLDFNTTTWIFPPY; encoded by the coding sequence ATGGCATCGCCGTCACCGTGGCCGGAAAAGCTCCTCGGCCCCGTCGTCGCGGGCCTCCGCGCGACCTGCCGTTCGTGGCCCAGcgttccctcgccgccgccgccgtggtccgAACTCCCACTGGAcctcctaggcctcatcgtcgccAGCCTCCCAGACCCGGCCGACCGCGCCCGCTTCAGCTCCGTGTGCCGTTCCTGGCGCTCGGCCCCCTACCCCGACACGCGGCAGCTACCATGGGTCGACGCAGTGTGCCGTTCCTGGTACTCCGTTTCGTCTCCCGGAACACTGCTACCTTCGATCAGCGTCGACCGCTTACCGATATCGTCTCCCCCGACCTCCCAACGCCAGCCACCACCATGGCGCCATATCTGGCGCTCGGTCTTCCCTCCGCGGCGGCAACACCCGTGGGTCGTGCTCCCGGGCGGCTTCTTCCTCGAAGACCTCCCTCCGGGGTTATCCGACGTCTGGCCGGAACCGATCGCCTCCTTCCCCAAGAATCTGCGATGCGTGGGCTCCACCGACAGCTGGCTCGCCCTCGACTGCATGGACGGCGAGGGAAGGCATGCCTACTTCTTGCACAATCCTTTCTCAAGGGCAACCGTGCCGCTCCCGGAGCTGGACGCCGTCATCGGCGATGTCTCCGAGTTGTTTGAGATCCGCAAGGTGCTCATGCGATCAACCCCTGATGACCTCATCGTGGTTATGACCAACAACCTGGATCTCCCTATATTTTCAATGCAGCGAGGGAAAGGTGTGTTGTTACCACAGCCGGAAACAGCTCCCGTGGACTTGGGCACCATCGTCGACATTGCCTTTCTTAGAGATAAACTCTACGGACTCACCATGGATGAACTTATCTCCCTCCCCATCACCTTTGATGATGTCCACGACATACCCATGGCTACTAGTATTGAGCAGATCATATGGAGCAACATTGATGATGCCGATGTAGCAGGCAATGATGAGGACGAGGatgataacaacacagacgatgaGGGTGACAAGCAAAACATTGGTGAGGTTGGTAATGATAATGATGAGCTTCTTCTTAGCGAAGAGGACAAATCCAAACGTCGTAATCACATCAAATTGATGTTGAAAGCTAGGGATGGCATGCTAGGCCCCGGCCTCCGGTGTGAAGCCAACTATATGATCTTTCGGTACTTGGTCGAGTCATGTGGGAAGCTTTTCATGGTGATTCGAGAAGCGCATAGTGTGAGATTCACTTACAAGGTGGAGCTTCTCGTGCTCGATGTTAATGCAACTGCATGGCTTCCGGTCTCCGGCGGCGGGCTAGGTGGCCATACGTTTTTTATCAGCAAACCCTTCAGCAAGTCTGTTTTAGCTCATGGGGAGGTAGAACCAGATGCTATTTATTTTGCCGATTTTGGTGGTGAAGTCTTTTGTGTGAAATCCTCCGAGGCGAGACACATTGGTCATTTTCGGAGGGAGAAATTTCTTGACTTCAATACCACAACATGGATCTTTCCTCCATACTGA
- the LOC123138182 gene encoding nicastrin: MAAGSAAPLLAALACAVLVFLAPAVSGDAATLESVPDLVKAMYVNIESFPCVRLLNLSGEIGCSNPGHGLVIAPIVRFKNSDDQLAQPSAVLLPLDQMPAFFLRVSNDPELYHKVAGVLVESNGDKLLELSPDRKFPQEDFAPYSNVSHDWNPAGSGIMWNRYDFPVFLLSEESTQTMRKIADKNEKSNNGYQANVAEFDLVMQTTKAETNGSESCLKEQSCLPLGGQSVWASLPPMSNASAEHQKPIIMVVASQDSASFFRDRSLGADSPISGLIALLTAVDALSHLHDLGKLKKQLVFAAFDGEAWGYLGSRKFLQELDEGDDSVNGINSSMIEQVLEIGSVGKGISQGDTLFYAHASRNSSISKKILDGLQSGSDSLGSDNVKVKPAASSNPGVPPSSLMSFMRKNTSTSGVVLEDFDSQFSNRFYHSHLDSPANINSSSIAAAAALVARSLYILATADMTVDLMTLNTIKVNVTLVEELIGCLLACDPGLSCGIAKSFISPSNACPSHYVGVFQDSPSSTQFPSYADDTSRFIWNFLADRTSTLASNVSSCTGKCNNESEVCVGGEVEGGGRCVVSTTRYAPAYSTRLKFEDNAWHVLPANSSDPMGAADPIWTESYWNTISLRVYAVQSTTSDRLILLAGLAVTAASYLGVVVGRAYISKITKRD; encoded by the exons ATGGCGGCCGGCTCCGCGGCTCCCCTCCTCGCGGCCCTCGCCTGCGCCGTCCTCGTGTTCCTCGCCCCCGCCGTCTCCG GAGATGCTGCTACACTGGAATCTGTTCCAGATCTTGTGAAGGCAATGTATGTAAACATTGAAAGCTTCCCTTGTGTCAGGCTGCTTAATCTTTCTGGTGAAATCGGCTGCTCTA ATCCTGGGCACGGCCTGGTTATTGCACCGATTGTAAGATTCAAAAACAGCGATGACCAGTTGGCTCAACCGTCTGCGGTTCTTCTTCCCTTGGATCAGATGCCAGCTTTCTTTCTGAG GGTATCCAATGATCCAGAACTTTACCATAAGGTTGCCGGTGTACTGGTTGAATCAAATGGTGACAAGTTACTAG AGTTGTCACCGGATAGAAAATTTCCACAAGAGGATTTTGCACCATACTCAAATGTCAGCCATGATTGGAATCCTGCT GGGTCAGGTATTATGTGGAACAGATATGATTTTCCCGTGTTTCTACTTTCAGAGGAGAGCACGCAGACTATGCGAAAG ATTGCGGACAAGAATGAGAAGTCTAACAATGGATATCAAGCAAATGTAGCGGAATTTGACCTTGTTATGCAG ACAACTAAAGCTGAAACAAATGGTTCAGAGTCCTGCCTCAAAGAGCAGTCGTGCTTGCCCTTAGGAGGACAGAG TGTGTGGGCTTCGTTACCACCAATGAGCAATGCATcagcagagcatcagaaaccaatAATAATGgtcgttgcatcccaggattctgCATCGTTCTTTAGGGACCGTAGTCTGGGTGCTGATTCTCCCATATCA GGATTGATTGCTTTGCTCACTGCTGTTGATGCTCTTTCTCACCTTCATGATCTAGGCAAACTCAAGAAACAG CTTGTATTCGCTGCTTTTGATGGTGAAGCATGGGGTTATCTTGGTAGCAGAAAATTCTTACAAGAACTGGATGAAGGTGATGATTCTGTGAATGGCATTAACAGCTCAATGATTGAGCAG GTACTGGAGATTGGTTCAGTTGGCAAGGGCATAAGCCAAGGAGATACATTATTTTATGCACATGCTTCAAGG AATTCATCAATTTCAAAGAAGATTTTAGATGGTCTCCAAAGTGGCAGTGATTCACTTGGCTCTGATAACGTCAAAGTAAAACCAGCAGCTTCATCAAACCCTGGTGTACCACCATCTTCATTGATGTCATTCATGAGAAAG AATACATCAACTTCAGGAGTTGTGTTAGAGGACTTCGATTCCCAGTTTTCCAATAGATTTTATCACAGCCATTTGGACAGCCCTG CAAACATCAATTCCTCATCAATAGCAGCAGCTGCTGCTTTGGTTGCCAGGTCATTGTACATTCTTGCTACTGCTGATATGACCGTCGATCTCATGACACTGAACACTATAAAAGTGAATGTTACACTGGTAGAAGAATTGATTGGATGTCTACTGGCCTGTGATCCTGGTCTTTCTTGTGGCATCGCGAAGAGCTTCATTTCTCCAAGTAATGCCTGCCCAAGTCACTATGTCGGTGTTTTCCAGGACTCACCTTCTAGCACGCAGTTTCCTTCATATGCAGATGATACCTCCCGGTTCATATGGAACTTCTTGGCAGACAGAACTTCTACTTTGGCAAGCAATGTAAGCTCTTGTACTGGGAAGTGCAACAACGAAAGTGAAGTATGCGTAGGGGGAGAAGTGGAGGGTGGAGGCCGGTGCGTTGTATCGACAACAAG GTACGCCCCTGCCTATTCAACCAGGCTGAAGTTCGAGGACAACGCCTGGCACGTTCTACCGGCAAACTCTTCTGACCCCATGGGTGCCGCGGACCCCATATGGACCGAGAGCTACTGGAACACCATCAGCCTGAGGGTCTACGCGGTGCAGTCCACGACCTCCGACAGGCTCATCCTTCTCGCCGGGCTCGCCGTCACCGCGGCGTCGTACCTCGGGGTGGTCGTCGGCAGAGCATACATCTCGAAGATCACGAAGCGGGACTGA